The DNA region ATCAACCTCTTGGACCCCAACACCGAGTGGACCAAGGTCGATGACCAGGGTGAGCTCTTTGAGGGCAGGGATCGCAAGACTGGCGAGAAGAAGTGGACGGGTATACGTGCCGACCTTATCTTTGGTTCCCATTCCGAGCTTCGTGCCATCGCCGAGGTGTATGGCCAGGCTGATGGTCAGGAGAAGTTCGTCAAGGACTTTGTGGCCGCGTGGGACAAGGTCATGAACCTGGACCGGTTCGACCTCAAGCAGGGTGCTGGATCAACCCCCAAGCTCTAAAAAGTATCGGGGGATGGTGTCTCATGTTATGTCATGGATTATAATGCTGTGAATGAAGTAATGAATATGCCAAACGTCTATGATGTCACGGCTTGAGCTTTGAGTTTGGTCACTGTTGGCCTTGAAAATGTATATAGATCAGGCAGGAAATCCGAGATCAATTACACTATGGCTTGCAGAATGTGTCATTTCACGTTACCTCCCCGTCATTGTGCCGGTCACATTGTCGACCGAGTTGCTTCCACATTGATCGCTTCATTACATTGACTTTAGATATACTCCTACCAAGCAGCATTATTACGCCTTCATTGGCCCCTGATCAGCCGCCCACTTAGCGTTTTTGGCCAGAAGCTTTTGTCTGCACCTGCTGATGGACTTAATTCTGCCCTCGAGCTTGATATCCACCGGTGTAGTGTACCCAATGTAGTCAACCAAGACTGTATCTTGGGTGTCGAGGACGACCGGGTTCTTGAAGGGGGGGTACAAGAAGTtgtcaccacctccagccaGGAAATCCAGAGTCACAATGCGGTACTCGGCCGCCTTGTCCAGGGGCTTGCCGCCAATCGTGACAGCAACGAGTTTGGTGGTAGCCGAGGCGTCAGGGTTGTACTCGATGACAATTCCGCGGCTGACCTGCAACATGGAGGTGACGGGACGGCCGTTGACCTGGTTGACCTTAGACATGATGCCCTCAAGAGTCGACCAGAGGAGCATGGCAATGCGGTTTCTCAGGGTTAGCCAAGGTTTAAAAGACGGAGAAAAGGGTATGTACTCGGCCATGAAGTTGCCCAACAGGCATTCTTGCTGCAGGCACAAGGACTGGTCCAACACCACCTTGCTCTCTCCCACAACCTGGGCGGCAAACTCTTCAAAAGGCTTCCTCCACCCGTCAATCTGACTTTGCAGATCCTCGTCCTGAGCCGTCGTGTTTGTCAGGTGGATAGGGACTCCGTGGTAGTCCAGGATCCTGCCGGCGGCATCGTAGGTAACGTCAATGTAACCAAGGTACTCGCCCCACCGATACGCCTGCACGGTAAacacctcctcgccctccgaGTTCTCAACAATGGTCGGGTACTTGCCCACCGCACCGGCAAAGTCACCCAGCGGGGTGTGGCTGTGGCCTCCCATGATCAAGTACAGGCCGTTGGCGTTGCGGGGAGACATGGGCCATGCAGTATGCACCGATGATAAGCACAAGGCAAGTCGAAGATGCTCAAAATTCAACGGCCCGGTTCGAGCCGATAATGTTTGTGATGGCATGAGACAAAAGATGGattggaggagatgttggTCTGATTTCCAGGCAGCTAATGGAAGGTCTGGAAAACGGACTGGACTCGGACGACATCACCGCACTGTGCCGGGTACCTGCAGCATGACAAATTCTCAAGCGTCGCGTCAGAACCCATTGACTGTTCAAATACATTACTTGCGTCTTTATACTACTATCTTCGGGGTATCATAAGAAATCACAAGTCGGCAATGGCATATACATAATACATAATACACGTTTTTTGAACGACAGACATCGAGTATAACACTCGCACCGTTGAGGtgaaccccccccccatctcccctttttttttgttgttgttttgacTTCCGCTTCGCCTTCGCGTCTCCAAATCACCATCCGTCTGGTTTTGCTACCCGCTCGGGCTTCCTGTGCTCATTTTGCACATTCGCCCCCATGGCATCCGGTTCCGTCAGCTCGGCGGTGCTGCAGTGGAACGAGCGCTCCTCGAGGATGATGTATTTGCCGTCGGCATCCATGTCGTTGATGGTGTCCAGCTGCGAGATGGACTTGCTGCGCGAGCGTCCCTTGTTCTTAGCATAAGATCCGATGGTGACGACAGTGTTGGTGCGTCCAGTGTTTCCACGGTACCCGCCCCCTGATTTGGAGTTGCCGCCCGTTGGACCAGAGGTGCCCCCGAGAGCAGAGTTGCCGAATAGCTTCCTGATGAGGGGGTAGAGGCAGGGAATGCAGGCGCCAATGATGACGCAGTTTGCTTCGATACTGTTTGCCAGGTTAGCATTGTCCGTCCACATGTTCCGTCAAGTTGCTTACTTTGTCCAGAGAACCACATCGTCGACGGTATACGTAAAGTCCACGACCTCGAGGAGGCCACTCAACGTGTAGCACTTGTAGCAAGTGATGACACCGGCACAGTATCCGAAGCCCAACGACGACGAAAGAgccagcttcttcctccagTTGAGCTGCAGCTGGAAAAGAACGACGGTGGGATAGATGGCGAGATAAAAGTCGAAAAGAACCGAATAAATTCCGAGGGCCATGGCATAGTCGACCGTGATCTGACGGTCCCAGCATTTGCCTGGGGCGTCCAACCACTGCGCACGAGCTGGGGTGCACTGGGCAAAGTTGATGACGAGCATGCCAATGGCGAGGAGGCCATAGATGACCGAAACCACCCACATGACCATGCGGTGCGCCCGGCCCGGGTTCAAGATCTTGCGCAGCAAAACCACCACGGCAAACTTGGGGATCGTAAAGGACGACACGCCAGGTACGAACGAGATGACGGTGTAATAGAGGGCTTTTTTGACATCTTCAGGGCTTAGGGTATCGAGATgtctaccaccaccatgcgAAATGGCGGCACCAGCCAGTCCAACATATATAACACAGAGAGTCTAACGGGGGCCCCGGGTCAGCTTCCAGTCCATCCAAGCGTGGCTTGCTTCGTTCGACATCAACTTACAATGGAAAAGAGAGTGATGTAGTCGTCGAGGTAGATCTTGCCCATCGAGATCACTCTGCTGTACACTCTTGCCGCCACAAACGCGATGCCCAGCAACGTCATGGCCGACGTGACGCCTAGGATGGTTGGGCCCTTATTTTCGGCCGCATACCCAGGATAGGGCTCCACGAAAGGGGGAGAAGCTTCAGTGGCAGACATGTTGTCGAAGGATGGTCGTCcttgtcgtcttcgtcacaagaagaaaaggtgTGGGAATCGAAAGGTGTTGTCGACCCAAGATGGGTGCTCTGCTGGTCGATCAAGACCAGGCCTGACCGTGAGGAAGATCCAGACAGACGGTACggacggggacgggggaTCCAGGAAAGTTGGGGAGCGGCAGGGTGATCTTTATCAAAACCTCGGGACCGTTCAAGAGGGCGAACCAGAGGCCCTATCACGGGTAGGTCAACCGCCACTGGAAAAAAGGCACTTGGGGAGCGTCAAACGCAACCATGGGACTCGCTTACACGCCAGGGTAGCAGCGATGTGTTTCTCTGAATGTCTGACCGGTGTGATGGACGTTGGGGGTCCTGCTCGACGCAACAGATGCAAGGCACCCGAAAACCGAACCCGGCCTGCAGGGAGCCCAGCGGTGGGTCACGGGCAGAGCTGAAGACTGACAGTGGATCATCATGAGATTCTTCGGCTCAGAACCGCAGCATGAGCATCTCTGAAGGGAAGCACGGACAGGCCGTCAGCATGTGGCACGCAACGCTAAAACAACTTGAGCTGCCATTACCGACCAAGATCCCAACGCACGGTCAACCGCTCAGTGCTTAACCCGAGTAAAGGGCTTTTCAGAACCACTCTATCCCCACCATTATCGCCATCGTCCACCGTTGCTTCTCCATTGCACAAAGTATAAACGGAAATGGCCTCATGCTCTTCACTTTATCCGCACCCAGTGACATGGAAGGTGAACAATGGACAGGGCTCGGTACCTTGGCAGGTCCCATCAAGGCTTGGCGGTGGTTGTATGGCAGGGCTCTGCTGCTGCAGATGTCCCAGCTGATTTCATCGGATGTTACCAGCGGAATCACCCCGCTTCTCTTACACGACGGGGCACTGCGGAGCAGGGATACGGATCGTACGACTTCACGCTCGGTCGTCTCTCTGACACTTGGGATGGTTTTTCTGCAGCGGTTTCTTGACTTGCCGCAAACaagagcaacaacaacacggcACGGCACGGCAGACCAGAGAGGTTGTCTCGGTCCGGGATGTCACAGGTCGGGAAACTGCGTTCTTGCCGTCCCACCAGTCTCAGCAGCACAACACAGGAATTGCCGGTAGCTATCGTTAGACACTCCACAGGACTGTGTGTTGTAGTGTACACTATCTGGCAGGTAGAATGGAGATCATCGGCCAgttgaaagagaaaaaagaccGGGCAAACACCGTGCGCAGTGTCGGCAGGCTAAAATCAGGACCTCGATCTCAACGGTCAATCCGCCAATGGACAGCACTAAGGATAAGAAGCAATCTCTTCACCTTGCTTGCATAAAGAGCCCCGAATAACATGATTGCTGCATCCGGCCGACTGCAGAGAATACAACATGAATGAAGAAGTGTCAGTCACACATTGAAGTGATGCTGGCAGAGGCAGGGcggccccttttcctccttacCCTTTTGGAAGTTGTGTACTCTACCCCCTTTCCATTTGCGTCCATGCTAACAGAGGCCAATGGCAAATGGCAAGCTGCACAGTCAACCCAGTCCATACAAAGCTCCGACACACGTGGGATTGCGTGGAGGACGCTGGAGATTCGCATGCCGATGCGATAACGGCGTTGGCAAGGGCTTCTCTCCATATGCTCCACGGTATCCGTTCAACTACGATTTTAGCCTATCGTTCAGGAGTTCGGACGACGTTTTGTTTCCATCACGCTCACAAGGCAAAACAGACAAGACTTTTAGCAACGCGTGTTAGAAACAGATAGCTCCTGCCAAGCTACCTCCGAGCAGAGTGCTCGTGGAAGCCCCTGGCGTGTTTTTATTTGTTAGCTGATGGCATGATGATCCCAAAGAGGGCAACCAGCCGAGGGCTGGGCGAGAAGGCTGCGAAGTGGCAAGCTAAGGTACCTTACGGTGCTGCCCTCAGATAAAGAGAAGGGACGCAGTTTGTTGCTGGCCTCGTGCAGCCTTCCTCTCAGAAGCCTTGACACATGCAGAGTTGCTGGTCCCTTTTATCGTCAACTCGGTCAAGCAAGGACATGGGATGGGAAATTCCGCGAAAGTTCAGATTCTGAACCCTGCCACTGATCCTTCACCCCACAGTCTAGGCTAGCATTAACCCTGCAGCCGCAATGGacccctctttcttttccagccACGGTCATTCCCCGCCAATCAGCGTCATCAGATACTAAAGAAAGGCTGGGGAAGCTGAAAAAGAACTGAAAAGGTCCAGAAGGCCTCCCTTTTTCCTGGCAACAAGCCCCCGGGACGTGAATTGCTTTTGTTGATTGCCGCTCGGACTGGGGTCGAGTCGAGGCAGAGTGGCAGACAAAACTCGGGGCAGGCAATGGCAGGATGAGTGCGGataagaaataatattcATGCATTCCATTTCTGATGTGACCCACATCCCGTACCAACAATGCTCGAGGTCACATTGGTATACTATTCTCGACTCACCCAATCTTCTCCTGGTCTTCATTCGCGTTTGATATCGTTGCgtttgttttggtggtgaaagATAGCCAGCACCACGTTCCTCTTCGCCATGCCCTGGGTATTCGGACCGGGTCTGTTGTGGCATTATAGCACTAGGTAATTAGCACAACCTAACCTCATTTTCCTCGTCGAGGTCACTTCCAAGACTGCCGAGGTGAGCAGTGGGCGGGGTGCAGCTGGTCAAAGCGAAGTTCTTCAGGGTCGCAGTGCAGCTCACTGCCTTCGCCAACAGCATGCGTGGTACTGTCGGCAATGCAGCTGCAGCGGAAATTTTAATGATGTCTGCAGGCCATCATATCGTTGGCGCAGGTGGTCGAGCCGCTAAGAGGGGGTTATTCCATGTTTGTCAAAGTCTTTGACCTTTTCCAAGTCTTGTCCATTGTTTCTTAAACCAAATGACGAGGACTGGACAAGACGATATATCCCAAAAGTCTTTGTCATCGGCGAGTTGCATTGCAACGTTGCCTGGAAGAAAGAGGATCAGCCCGGGGTGCTATTGGATTCTGCTCGCCGGCGTCACCATATCCGGGGACCTGACGAGACCCGTCTCCTCTCCTTTCCGGCGAACATCCTCGACTACCACGTGGAACTGGGGCTCGGCAGCGGACGGTGACCGGGCAGGTTAAATAGCACTGgacatccacccccttcaacctTCTCATCTTGTTGCAGCAGTCGCTTCCAGCTTCAGTCACTCATTTCTCCCCCAGCTGCAGCTCTCTCCGCACACTCGGTCGCTTCCGTACGCGTATTTTTCCTCATTATTAGCCCCCCGGTTTGCAACCATCATGCTGCCTTCTCTGGCTATCCTTCCGGCCATTgccggcctcctcccctccgtcTCGGCCGCGGCTCTCTCGAGCAACGCCCAAAAGATCGAAGACCGTGCCATCACTCCCCTTGCATGCCTCTTCTTTGGTGATATCGTTTCGCCATGGTGGCTCAACAGATGCAAGCAGCACCTCGACATGGTGGTCATTGACCTCCGGTCCGCTGAAGAGTATGCCGTTTCCCACATCCCCGGCAGTATCAGCGCTCCCTTTGAGCCCATCTCCGCCTGGTCTCAGATGGGCCCCGGCGATCTCCTTCTCGAGCTCCCAGAGTACAATGAcctcgccgccttcctcGGCTCCATCGGCGTGGGaaactccccatccaccgccaccaaGATCGTTCTCGTCAACGGCGTCGGTGTTCCCGCCTTCCCTCAGGCTGCCGGGCCCCGTGTGGCCCTGACCCTCAAGTTTGCCGGTCTCTCCACGGGCCGTGTTGCTATCCTGGATGGTGGATTCCCTGCCTGGACCTCCGAGTCTCttcccagcaccaccgaggTTCCCGTCCCTGTTCCCAAGACCTTCATCTCCTCTCCTGACAGAAGCTTCCTCGTCGACATCAACTACGTCGCCTccaagatcaacaagaaCAGACAGggcatcttcatcctcgacgGCCGTGACCAGGCTGTCTACAACGGCTCTGTCCTCGAAGAGTGGGCTCAGAGACCCGGCCACATCCCTTCGGCCAAGAACCTCCCCACACAGAAGGTCTGGAACCCGGATGGAAGCTTCAAGAGCACCTTTGAACTTCTCGCCCTGCTCCGCCAGCAAATCGGCTATGGCGCTTCTCGTTCATACGGTGAAATCATTGTGAGCTGCGGCGTTGGCGGATACGCCTCGGGGCTTTACTGGGTGCTCACGAGAATGCTTGGATTCGACAATGTGAAGTTCTTTGACGGAAGCGCCCAGCAGTGGAGCAATGAGGGCTACCCTATGGAGTTGTAGCCACAGAATAGAGGAGTGAAGAGTGGggcttttttatataataatagttaaaCAGTGTACCTTTGCAATTGGACATGGATTTGAACTTGGTGGTCGTGATCTTGGTGTTTCGAATCGCGATTGTTTTTGGTCTCTAATTTTGAGCCGTTTCGATGTCTGATGCCAAGATTGAGCTTGTACCAGACAGACCATTCCTACTGTAGACTAGCGTCATGTATGAGATAGGATGGTTGGCCAGCAATCGCTGCACTCTGCAGCACTGCGGGCCCAACCTTTTTAATCAGACCTCACTTCCTTTTTTCTCACATGCACCACATGTCTGCGAAGAAATGGATCACGATATTTTTGTGGCGAACCACACTTCAGATGGACCACAAAGTGGatgggcagcaacaaccaaaGTCAACAAAACAGGGATATCTTGGTATCAATTGTCTGCATCGGTGGGGTGTGCGTGATGCTTCGGAAATTACTTGTGTCTGTGCTCGCTTGGTCTCCTTGGCGTGTATCATTCACGAATCACACCTCAATGCCCCCTTCAAAAAATCCGAGTTGTTTATTGACTAAGGAATTTGTTAAGACACAGGGGGAACAATCACTACTACAACACAACTGATACAGGAGGAGGCAATGAGCCTGAGTGAAACGCTCTTCCGTCAGTGTGGTATTGCCTGTTGTTTACCGAGTGAGACTGTTATGGCTTGGGACAATGAGACTGGAAATGGTTTCTTCCCCGATGCAAGAAGCCCAAAAGAAGTGAGGCAACATCCCTTTTTGACCGATATCGAGATTTTGACATGACACAAAATTTTCTTCGATGGATCGTGGGTGAGGTATCTTCCATGTTGGAGTCTGCCGTGTGCCCCGAGTTCACAAAGAAGGTTTGGTGATGCTTGGCATCCAAACCACCTCTTTTTAGTGTAGGTAGTTTCACCACTCAGAGAATTAAATGCCTTCCTTCATGTTCGGGTTGTCAACGGCCGCTAAGACTTGAGACTTGAGACAAGCATATCTGTCGTCTAAATAGCGCAGAACTAAGCATTTGTCTAAAAGTCCTTCACACCACGAAGGATTTTCACCTTCAGGTAATAGCAAAAAGCCTCACCAACGAACCTGCGATGAAGGCAATTGACCTGGCCATTGGTGCGCTGATGTAGTACTCACGTACTCCCGTCACTGTCACTGTTACATACAAGTCGGAGCTTTCTTATTTGTTGGGGATTGCAAAAAAGAACAACTTTATGTGGCAATGTGGTGATATCAAGTCAATTCCCAGTCGATTTTGGCCGTGGCAGCTCTGCCGAATCGTCATTTGATGCAGATAATTCCACAAAATTGTGCAAAAGAATATGCGGTTTATGTGGATCGAACACATGACCTTCAGATTAATGATTGAAGTGGACTTCAGTCTGACGCTCTCCCAACTGAGCTAAACCCGCAAACTTGGATGGCTCAGCAACCAATCCCTTGGTCTGAATAGCAGTGGCTATTGACTGTACATGTCACACCACATGGTAAATAAACAACAGTAGGTAAATATTGGTGAACAAACATGTGGAAGCACATTGTTTTGAACAATGAGATTGCAATGGATTCTATGGAATATAAGAAGGCTGTCAAGTATACCTACTCGTGAAAAGCCAGCTAATTGGAAATGATGATCAAGTTCACTTTGCAAGATCATGAATTGGTCTCACATTATGATAATAGCTATGTATCAGGTTTAATAGGGGTTAAATGATAGTCTACAGTGCCATTTCTTCTGTGTGGGGGAGCCTTATCTACCAGTTGAATGGTACTGGCAACATTTCAGGTTCATAATGCGAATGTTATTGCCGCTGACACCTCTCAACATATCATCAACCGAGGGTCCCACACCTTCATGAGAAACTTAAGACCTGTCCTTAACACAAACAACTCAAATAAACAGCACTGCACAACGTGAATAAAGCCAAAGGATAGAACACAAGTGTTGAAATGCGATACAAAGGCCTTCAAAGACAGTGAAAAGGTGTTGTAAGGTAGTTCAAACGACATTGAAAGCGAGTTTTCAGGTTTTTGGAGATAGCAACAAGCCCTAAAAGATTGTTGATGGGGGCTTAATGATAGCTCACAGTGCCCCTGAGGTATCTTGTTTGGGGTGTGGAACACAGAAaagcaacccccaaacaaTTCATTCGGCCTTTATGTTACTCGCGACAATATTTACGGTAGAGATAACATGCACCGTCGTAATCGAGGGTAATCGCacatccctctcctcccgaTCCGCACCGCACAACATTCCTGGAACAATCCTTCCTCTCTGGGAGACATAAACATGGTTTACTTCAGCGACGGCTCAGCAAACAAGAGACCAGCGGCATGTTCTTCCTGCCCCGACCCCAAGGACTGTTCTTCCTGCCCCGACCCCAAGGACCAATCAAAGTGTGGCGGCTACGCCATCGTATTCAAAGAATCCTGCCCCGGTGATGCTGGCCATGGCGAGATACACGCCTGCGGATGGTCTATATCCCCCGTCCTGCACAACCACCTAGCTGAAGCAATCGCGGTCCTCTAGGCTCTCACCCACGCACTCCAGCAGCTGCGCCCGGCCGCACTCAACCATCCTCTCCCGAAAAGAGCCAGCTTACAAGTTTTCACCGACGGCCAGGGTGTGCTGAAGCTAATCGCCTCAGGCAAGCACCCGCATGCCAGCCCAGTCTTGTCCCGGCTTTGGTCGCTCGTCCTGAACAAGACCGACACAGCAGCGTAGAAGCTGGCCGTGTTAACCAAGATCAACATCACCCTGCACTGGATACCCAGCCACCTCCCAGAGGACAAGACCCCCAAGGCAAAACCGCATTCCCTGGCTGACAAGCTGGTCAGCAAGGCCACGCAAAGGGGCCAAGCGCTGGCCTCTGACAAGAAAACGGGGTTGTATAAAGAGTTGGATGAAACCACCGGGGTGTTCAGTGCGTTCGAGCACGAGTTTTTCCAGGCTTATGTTGTTGTGGCGGGTGTACCGTTGCCTACAATGCTGAAGGCCATCATGTCCCACTACAAATCGTCCAGCGTGGTCGCTAGTGTCGCCTCGCCGCTGCTACTACCACACCTAGAGACGACCAGAGTAGCCCTTCGAGGCTTCGGAACTCCTCCTACAAGTCTAAACAAGGATTTGCGACTGAAAATTGACGGCGGGAATACACCGACTGTCGCGCCAGCAATGTCATTTTCCagtaatattattacctGTTAAATGGCAGGCATCACTTGTCAAATTTGATTTGTTTCTGCCCCTAGATGATTGTTGACATATATTCTTGTCCTGAACTTAGATGGACGGCAGAGCAGGTGGTGACAAGTTAAACCCTGTCCGTAGCTATACCAGTGCTCTCGAGCCGCAGCATCAGACATTGCAATGAATCTCGGAGAGCTTGTGTAAGCTAGCTGAGCAACCAACAAGGCCTCCTCAGCTGGGGCATGTGTATCCGTCGCGAGCCCACAAATGGTCGGCCGACAGCCGTGAAAATACAGAGCGTTTcccagaagaagatgaaaAGGCTTGACACCAACGTCATGAGGATGGAAATTGAAGAAATATATCGACAATCCAGAGGCTATGTTGATCTCGCCTAGAGGCGTTACCTCAGCCTCGGGCGTTGCCTGCAGTGTAGGGGGAAGTATCACGGCGCTCGAGTTCTTACACTGCTCTACATGTTGTCAAGAACATACTACTCGACGGCTTAGCGCAGGAAATGAAACTAGGACTCGAGGTGCCAAGGGGGCAATACATCGAAAGATCTTGTACAAAACGTATTACTACACCCTTCAAGTCCTACAGAACCAACTCATTAACCCCACAGATGAGCCCGCTTCACACCAATCTCCATCAACCAGACACAAGTCACTCCTcttccatctcttcatcAAACCAAGCCCTATCCCTCAGAGCCTTCTCAAACTCCACCCCGTCCAACCGGTATTTGGACCTCCACATGACCGCCTTCACCCGCTCCCTCAGTCTGCACACGCGCACTGCGATCGATATCTGGTCGTCCACAAGTGCCAACTCCAGTCCATTACCAGCCGACTCGAGTTCGTAAGGTATTCCAATCAGGTCCAACGTAGTCGTAAATGAAAGAATGacacaaaaagaaagagaagcaGTTTTTAGGAGCTCCTGTAACTGCAGGTTGAAACAGGAGTCGCAactggagctggtggaggtcGGGGAGAACTGCACGATGCTGCACATTTGCGATTGAGAAGTTGGAGCAGATCAAAGTTCAACATGAAAAAGGCCCAAGCTCCATTCCGAGCTTTGTGGCTTCTTCTGTGGTTGGCGAGGGAAACAGGCAGGTGCTTCCAGGTCGGCCGGTGGCTCCTGCTCTGTCTGCTCCAGAGGGCCCAACAACTTATCCATTGCTCGACATCTATGAGGTTGACAATGTTCAAACCACCAACTGTGTTGAAATGTAGATACATGTAGGGCCGTAATTGACCAGTCCCACGCCCTGAAAATTGTCCTCTTCCATCTAGGTCTACATCACCTGCCACCCCACAACCACACCTACGGCTCATCACCGAGGCAAAAACACCGCCTCAAAAGGCCCAGCCATCAAAATCAAATTGTCCTTCGACTCCGTTCGGAtcctcttcccatcctcccccggcGCCTTCTCCCAAGTATAGTTATACACCGTGTACGCCATCACAAGCCGAAGGACGCTCATGGTCATCCTCTTGCCGACACATTTATTCGGGCCGATAAGAAAGGGGATGAACGCCTCGGCATTTTTGACATACACTTTGTTGTCGTCCAGCCACCTTTCCGGCCTAAACTGAGCTGGCTCGGTGTAGAACTGTTCGCTGCGGTGGAGGGCGTGCGCCGGGACCCGGACCGCCACGCCCCCGGGGATGTGGACGCCATCGACCGTGATGCCTTCGGGGGGTTGTCTGTCTGGGGTCGTTGCTGGCGATCGGGTTGTTGACACGCATTGTTTCGTTGATGAGGGcgtcgaggaggtggatTTTGGAGAGGTCTTGGTTGGTGAATTCGTCTGGGATGGTTTTGCCGTAGGCCTTTTGAAGTTGGACGTGGAGGAGGTCTTGGTagtgggggtggttggcgAGCTGGTAGGACAGGTGGGCGAGGACGGCGCCGATGGTATCACTGCAATGATGGAGATCAGTCACCGAAGAATATCTTctgagaaaaaaagacctACGTCGCTCCGGTCAGGACCAAAGCCGCGTCCGAGTACAAGATGTTTTTGTTGGTAAAGGCAATTGACTTTTCGGATCTCATGTCGTCCAGGAAGTGCTGCAGGATGTCgcccttgttgttgtcttcCGCCTGTTTTTCGGTCTTGTGTCAGCTTTGTTCATCTTCAGACCAACAGTATCACAGTCCTAACTTACCGCGGCCCTCCTATCAGCCATCAACATTGTCAACTGGTCAAACTCGGCGGCTGTCTTGCTCAGCTTCAGATTCTGGGCAATGCTAAGTAGCCACGTCAATTCTCCCATTTGTCCAATCTCTCCAAACATGCTCTCTAACAAGTGTGCCATCGGGTGTTCCTTTCCGGCTTCAATCGATCGGAACTCGTGCGAATACCCAACCTTCCCCATGTGATCAAAAGGGATCAAGAGCGAAAACAACGAAGTGTCAATCGGTTTACCATTGAAGCTTGCAACCTTTGCCAACCAGGTATGGCAGACCTCTCGTGTTTTCGGCTCGTGGATCGCCAACGATAAAAGACAAATTCTATCAGTACACATGCTCTCCCCCGCAATGATCTACTACTACGCTTTGTACTCGCCCTTGGTAGAAAACGCCCGCTCCCCCACCTTT from Podospora pseudopauciseta strain CBS 411.78 chromosome 6, whole genome shotgun sequence includes:
- a CDS encoding hypothetical protein (COG:S; EggNog:ENOG503P4GH), with product MSATEASPPFVEPYPGYAAENKGPTILGVTSAMTLLGIAFVAARVYSRVISMGKIYLDDYITLFSITLCVIYVGLAGAAISHGGGRHLDTLSPEDVKKALYYTVISFVPGVSSFTIPKFAVVVLLRKILNPGRAHRMVMWVVSVIYGLLAIGMLVINFAQCTPARAQWLDAPGKCWDRQITVDYAMALGIYSVLFDFYLAIYPTVVLFQLQLNWRKKLALSSSLGFGYCAGVITCYKCYTLSGLLEVVDFTYTVDDVVLWTNIEANCVIIGACIPCLYPLIRKLFGNSALGGTSGPTGGNSKSGGGYRGNTGRTNTVVTIGSYAKNKGRSRSKSISQLDTINDMDADGKYIILEERSFHCSTAELTEPDAMGANVQNEHRKPERVAKPDGW
- a CDS encoding hypothetical protein (EggNog:ENOG503PX77; COG:V); translation: MLPSLAILPAIAGLLPSVSAAALSSNAQKIEDRAITPLACLFFGDIVSPWWLNRCKQHLDMVVIDLRSAEEYAVSHIPGSISAPFEPISAWSQMGPGDLLLELPEYNDLAAFLGSIGVGNSPSTATKIVLVNGVGVPAFPQAAGPRVALTLKFAGLSTGRVAILDGGFPAWTSESLPSTTEVPVPVPKTFISSPDRSFLVDINYVASKINKNRQGIFILDGRDQAVYNGSVLEEWAQRPGHIPSAKNLPTQKVWNPDGSFKSTFELLALLRQQIGYGASRSYGEIIVSCGVGGYASGLYWVLTRMLGFDNVKFFDGSAQQWSNEGYPMEL
- a CDS encoding hypothetical protein (EggNog:ENOG503NWCS; COG:Q); protein product: MGKVGYSHEFRSIEAGKEHPMAHLLESMFGEIGQMGELTWLLSIAQNLKLSKTAAEFDQLTMLMADRRAAAEDNNKGDILQHFLDDMRSEKSIAFTNKNILYSDAALVLTGATDTIGAVLAHLSYQLANHPHYQDLLHVQLQKAYGKTIPDEFTNQDLSKIHLLDALINETMPTTPDRQPPEGITVDGVHIPGGVAVRVPAHALHRSEQFYTEPAQFRPERWLDDNKVYVKNAEAFIPFLIGPNKCVGKRMTMSVLRLVMAYTVYNYTWEKAPGEDGKRIRTESKDNLILMAGPFEAVFLPR